From a region of the Candidatus Hydrogenedentota bacterium genome:
- the map gene encoding type I methionyl aminopeptidase, whose protein sequence is MISVRSEREIDLLREANQIVARVHDTLHELIRPGVTTGELDAVAEEIILEAGGKPAFKGYHGYPASTCISVDEVIVHGIPGDRVLRDGEIVSIDVGVQFKGYFGDAAVSWPCGQIDSARRKLLETTDSALARAIEAAAAGNYLCDIGRAVEAVCKPMKYGIVRDFVGHGIGTAMHEEPQVPNFDTGSRGPRLKAGMVLAIEPMVNMGTEKVKVLKDGWTAVTADGRPSAHFEHSVVVREDGGEILSGSKINIWGRLKAS, encoded by the coding sequence ATGATATCGGTCCGCAGTGAACGAGAAATCGACCTCCTGCGGGAGGCCAATCAGATTGTGGCGCGGGTGCACGACACCCTCCACGAGCTGATCCGGCCCGGAGTGACCACCGGCGAGCTCGACGCGGTTGCGGAGGAAATCATCCTGGAGGCCGGCGGTAAGCCCGCGTTCAAGGGATACCACGGTTACCCCGCATCGACGTGCATATCGGTGGACGAGGTTATCGTTCACGGGATACCGGGCGACCGGGTTCTCCGGGATGGTGAAATTGTCAGTATTGACGTTGGCGTTCAGTTCAAAGGCTACTTTGGCGACGCCGCGGTTTCGTGGCCCTGTGGCCAGATTGACTCGGCGCGGCGTAAGCTGCTGGAGACGACGGACAGCGCCCTGGCGCGCGCGATCGAGGCGGCGGCGGCCGGGAATTACCTGTGCGATATAGGCCGCGCGGTGGAGGCGGTCTGCAAGCCGATGAAGTACGGCATCGTCCGGGACTTCGTGGGCCACGGCATTGGCACGGCGATGCACGAGGAGCCGCAAGTCCCGAATTTCGACACGGGGAGCCGCGGCCCGCGGCTGAAGGCCGGCATGGTGCTCGCGATAGAGCCGATGGTGAACATGGGTACGGAGAAGGTGAAGGTCTTGAAGGACGGCTGGACGGCGGTAACGGCGGACGGCAGGCCAAGCGCTCATTTCGAGCACAGCGTGGTGGTCCGGGAAGACGGTGGAGAGATATTGTCAGGATCGAAGATCAACATCTGGGGCCGGCTGAAGGCATCGTAG